A segment of the Trifolium pratense cultivar HEN17-A07 linkage group LG7, ARS_RC_1.1, whole genome shotgun sequence genome:
TTAAGTTTATTTCGGTGAAAAAAATCTCactcttatttttataaactaaaataaaaatttgctatattaataaagaagaaaaacttatttaattcaaataataaacGTAGAATAGTACTTCGTAtagaataaatatatgattttttccataaaagaaaaacttgaaaaaatatatagaataaatatatgatttcttccataaaagaaaaacttgaaaaaagATATAGAATAAATATACGATTTTTTccataaaagaaaaacttgaaaaaagATATAGAATAAATTATACTGTAGTGTAGATCACCACATAgccaaaaagataaaaaaaataaataaataaaaaaaacaaatcagcAACAATATTAAAGGTGAATTCTAAAGTGAGGGCTgaattaagtccctcaccggtgtactACTCATCTTGACCATTAGATTAAACAAGTACATGAGATTTTATTAATTGTTATCACACTTGATTCaccttctttttctctttattttccTATAGCACTCTCATTCTCTTTTTCATCGCCTGGTTCAATAAAAACACTCTTTAAAACAAAACTAgactttgttttaaaaaattattaaatgggTGTTTCAGATTGATTCTTTTGTGGATAATTTTTGTGGGAAGAAAGAACATTTTTTTctctaagaagaaaaaaaaagggttttgaTAGCCATCAACCAAGAAACTCCACTCTCAAAAGTGTAAGAAAATGACAATAACTGTACACTTGGAAAATTCTTAAGTTAtcgatagatttttttttctgagcCAATAATAACATGGATATTATATACTTTGCAACTGTATTTTTTCCATTCTCAACTTTGATTTTATTCACAAGTGCTTAGATCAGTTAGATTGTGAAATGTTTTTGGGGCCCTTTTAAATTATGGCATGTGAATTGAAACACAATTGATAAAATGAGTATTCAATTTGCTACTACCCATGAGATGAAGATGGTGAAAAAGGTAAGGTGTTAAAATATGAATGTTTTGGCTTTAAAACACATTTCTTTCTATTCATTCATATTCTCTCTTGATGCCAATTTGAGTgaactaatttagcttcttcaaaaaaaaaaaaaaaaaactcatttcatTCTTCCcaattacaaatttacaacaaTATAGTTATGCTTTAGATGATAGAAAAATATCAATTCACGGGTAATTATTTGCGGACTGTGGCGAAAAATCATGGAAAATGCAGACCATGGAGAGAGGGATATTGGTTGAGGgcgagagaaaaaaaaaaaaaaaagaatgaatccAGTGTGATAAGGAATATTTATATCATGTATGCTTGTTTAATCGAACGGTCATGTTAAAATTTCTTCTATAAAAAGGAGTAATATCATGATTCATAAACATAACTATTCACTTCAATTCCCAAATTCGAAACCCTAGCGACTCCAAGAAACCAAAATCAATggcttcatcttcatcaaactTGATCTCTCTCAAAACCTCCGACGGCACTGTTTTCAAAGTCGAACGAGCACTCGCCAAGACAATGAAAACCGTTCAAGCAATCATCGAAGAAGCCGACGCTAACATCTACATGATTCCCATCCACAACGTTTTCAGCCACCACATGGACATGATCATCGACTATTACAAACTTTCCGTCGCCGGAAAGTCGAAAGAATTCTCCGTCGAGAAACTTGATAACGATGAATTGAAGGATTTTCTTCTCGCTGTGCATTACTTGAATATGGAAGATCTTTTCGAGGTTCTTACTCAGGCTGTTGCTGATCGACTTGAGAAGAAGAGTGTTGGGTATGTGAGGAAGTATTTTGGTATTGAGAATGATTTTACGCCGGAGGAATATGCTGCTATTCGGAAAAAGAATGATTGGGCTTTTAAGGGTGATGACATTGAACCtgaagaagacgaagaaaaacaagaagaatgaAAGAGGATCTTGAAATTTGTATGTTTAATTTGGAAATTAGAAACTTAAACCCTAGCATTATAgaatatatgaatatatgaatTTAGGTTTTTTATTTGGGGGGAATTGtgaattttatgttttgatgATTTGAATTTGATAATGGAAGTGGTTCtgttttctaatttattttctattgttcAATTTAATTGTTCTGATTGTTGGCTGATATATTTGcttgaaaccctaattttgtTACATTCACCAATGTGTTTGTGTATTTAACTTGGTTTTGAAATATCTAATCTGAATTGGGGAATTGATTTTATcagtgaaggaaaaagaattGCAAGCAAGTGATTAGGTTTAAGGGGTTAGTGAGTTCATCTTAGAACGAAATTCGAGTTCGATTTTTGGATGGAATAATAGATTACTGAACTCCCTTTCTTTACAAAGAATAGGGTTAATGGAACTGAATAATGGGTCTAAATGTCTGAGCAAATTTTGATTTGGTTTATTCGATTGAGTTTCGATCAAATCTATAATGTTAAACAAATCTATATAGAAAGTTTGAATCTTATGCAGGTTTATTCGATTGTTTTAGATGTCCTGGAAAGGGATGTAACATGTCGAATACATATTAATACTAATGTTTTTCGATACAATGTGAGTGAGGAACAACGATTTTCTTTTTAGTTGTTAAAATTAACATATCAATCAATGGTTTGAATTCACTTAACTAAGcttaaaaaagaagaaacaaaacttTCAACTTTGATGGAACTCTGAGATTCTCACCTGACCTGCCCTTGTCCCGTTCCCCAGTTTCGCACATGTCTAATTCCAATTGAGAGGTGATTGTCGCGACAAACCATATAAATGCTTTTTAAGTGGACCCTTTTCTACATACTCATAGACAAGTACAGTATCATTTCTGAATTTTCTTCACAGAAACCGACTAGTGAAACAAGATGGCGATGACGGATTTTGGATAAAACACTTATTTCAGTGTGGAATTCTGGAAGGCCTTGTCTTGAACCAGGCATACCTCTCTTGACAGCAACCTTCACATTGTCTCTAAGTACTCCTTTGTAGACCATACCAAATCCACCATAACCTATAATCAAATTTCTATCAAAATTGTTTGTTGCTGATTGTACATCAGCAAAAGGGATCTTCATTCCAAGATATCCATAAGAACCATGTTCAGATGTTCTACTAAGGGAACTCCCTCCTAACATACGCAAAGGCGTCCATCCGACACTTTCCGCGGCACTTTCTTTTGGTTCCCTCTTCCTGCATTTGGTAGGAAGTAGAAAAACAGTTACAACAATAAACAAGACAACAATTCCTCCAACAATTGAACACAACAACTCCCATAATTGCCTCCTCCTCCTGTGCACAGTTTTAGTATTATCGACATCGTTGACCATCTTCATTATCTCAGCACCATTCAATATGGCATTAATCCTTATAGAACTACTCAGATCAGAAGGACCAGCGCTTATTTGAATAACACCAGATTCGTCCGAATGAACAACAAAATCCACATAGACTGGTGATGCAAGAGATGGAATGTAAGTGCTGACAAATCAAGATCCTTATATGCAATGTATGCATTAATATACACATCAAAGTAAAGCAAATTAAGAGAAGGACTAACAATATCACAAAAATGTAACCGAATCAAGTGCAAAATGCCGTCACGAGCCACAGGAAAATTCCATGTTATGTTGAATCTTGAAGCTAAACTTGAGTTTTCCCTATTCATCTGCTGAGCAGTCATGTATACATTCTCAGGCGCGATCTCTCGAGTTGCACCTCCCTTTTGGTAATTAGGTATATCAGTGCTTACTGCATGCTTAGCTGCTTccttaaaaaccaaaaaatcctCATCAGGAATCCAAGTCCTCCAAAGGGTATCATTGAAAGGAGTTATTTTCATACCTCCAACAGTCCAACATTAATCCTATGAATAGTTTCTAAAACCTGAGATGAATGGTTTTTGTACTCTTCCACACCAGAAGGACCAACCAACCTTGTTCCATAATCTATAACAAAATCTTCAGCATTGACAAATCCAAAACCTGATTTAAAGGGTCTAAACAAAATTTCAAGCAAGTTTGATTCAATCTTCAAAATAAAATCTTTGAGAATGACATCATTAGATGGCTTAAACTCACTTAGAATTGAAATTCCATTAACCAAGACACTAAATTTTGCAGATTTCAAGTTAAGACTTTGAGCTTTAAAGGGAAAGAAATGAAAACGAACCAAGTGAGTACCATTTTTCTTCATGTTGAACCTGTATCTTCCAGTGGAAATGAAAACTCTAGCTGTGTGATACAAAGTTTGCAAATTCTGAGATGGGTTTTTGTCTGTAAGAGAAATGGAATCATCTGAAGAGAGAAAATTGGAACCTGGTTTGATAGAATCATTAATGAAAACTCTACTGAATTGAGAAACATTGTTGTGTGATCCACGTAGTTGTCTATAGGAACAAAGGAAAATGAACAAGATAGAAAGAACAAAAGGATTAAAAGGATAAGGTTTTGTGTTtccatgaatgaatgaatggtttggttttttttggTTCCTTGAAGAGTGTGATGAAAATTCATGTACTCATGAAGAGTTTCAAAGGATACTAAAGAGTAGAATGAACAAAACTGCAACAAAAAAAGACAAGAGAGGTGGAGAGACAGTAACTTGAGAGTTAAAACCCACTTAAGATTTTAGAAGaagttatattatataaatataaatggaTTTGGTTACTTAAGTCAAAGGTACTACTCGTGCTATCTTATTTGCTTTTGATGGTAAGTTTTGAAAAAAAGTCATCATATTTTGACATTACATTTCACACTATCCTACAATACTTTACTTTTATCTGTTATGAGTTAtgacataaataaatattcactaTGATGTTTAAATGTGCGAGAGAGCGATATTATTGTTTCTGGATGtattaaaattatagaaaattcTTAAATCTTAAGtgtgttttagatttttaatttcatagaCACGTTGATTAAAGAAATCAAAACACATTGAACGATGATCAAATTGACTAACAAAATATGTTTATGTATAGTTTTATAACTTTGATAGGATAAATATGCTTgtatctcatccccaaaagttagctcaaagggtgaggttgccctcatatatttatataatttacaTCCCGgaaacctaagcaatgtgggacttcaaacaatctccaatAACACAACAACACTTGATACATTTTGATGTTATAGTGAGCTACTTAAACATTCAAGAATCAAAATGGAAATTTACTCTTTTAGGTGAATATTTCTGTGCTTGGAATGGAGATTAGACAAAGATGGAAATGAGACTAGACAttggtttcttttcttttcttagaAAGCTATACCTTttggtgtatatatatatatatatatatatatatatatatatatatatatatatatatatatatatatatcttatcttattattatattatacatgAAAATTTGTAGAAAAATTTACAAATATATCAAAGTTTTGGCCAACCAAACATCTCATTATTACTGATAATGTACAGATCATATTGAGGTGCAAATTTTCTGAGCTGAGATAAGGTCATGGACCTTTGTAACTTAAGTCACCAATTGGGAACCAAATATGGTGTATGTGTCTCTCAAATCCTTATCTTACAAAATAGTAAGATACTGTTATtaattcttattcttattattgAGTTACAGTTAAAAAGGCTTATATATTTGGTGCATGCAAGCTTTACATAAGGTAGTGtctgattattaatttattctttctttctacctctcattttatggtttataaatacataaataGATCATGATATTGTAAGTGGATTTTATGTACGATGGGACATAGTATgccaaaaaataatactaatatacTGACTGTATCTATGTCATGGTGGTCCATGCAATGCAacaattgagtttttttttttaattttttatgtcacAATACCTCGGCTAATGAAaatagatgttttctctctaggTCTCTCATGttcatgtattttttatatccccaaatattctaattttgtccttgctaaaaacttcggttcgcagaaacggaagttttttctagttcaaattcagggaaaattcggttaacaggaaccaaatttttttttgtagcaaccgaagtttttattgaagggtaaaaaaaataaaatccaggGGGAAAAGAACCATGGGGGCCTAAAGATCATGAAAATATGGTTGATTGAAATCCAAAGCTCACCGTTTTAGATACGAAAGATACAAATCTCACTGAAATTCAATTGAAGCCAAAATTTTATGTTGTATAAACTAGTTCAATACAAAAAGTAACATTTGAAAACTTAAacttgaaattttgaaaaagtaaaGTTCAAACCTTAATCACTGGACCAACCTACTAGAGTTTTTGGTGATTATGACATTATTAAGAGTTTTGAAAGAAAGAGAGCGGGTAGAATTTGGAAGgtctatactcaaccacaaagaATTTGgaaggcctatactcaaccacaaaagctagctagcttgagagttgagattTGCGTTACCATTATAAAGGttatctatgtcatatctctagtATGTGACTTCTAACAAGGGCACTCACAAGGGAATAGTTGGAAATTTATGTGTGGACCAATTTTTGTTGTATATGCATATGTAATGCAATGCTTGTTGCTTGACAATAGACTACCAGTACATTTTGTTGCTTCTTCCAAaccattttaataaatttactGTTTATTTTTACAAATACTAATTGTTTATCATTTGAATGTTAAACTACATCTTAAATTTGCATTCCTAACTCACTCGTCGGAGTTCCCAACCCACTCGTCTGTCACGCTGCTGGCCGTCCTTCTCAGGTTGCTTTTGTACATCCCCTGACCCCTCCTCAGATTGCAAGAAAAACCTACATAATTTGCATTTTTCTGTAGTAGTATGTTGCATTTTCATCTTGCTTTCTTTTGACTTACTTTCTGATGGCATTATCTGCTATGTCTTGTAAACGTGTTGCAGCACTTGTTGTGGTGTTTGAAACATTTGATGATAGGTTTAATCAGCAAAAATCAAAGAAACAAGTGATTCCTTTAGAGAGTGATCTTGATGTGTTAAGGGTTTGTAATGAAACTAATTAACGCAGTAATCTATTATCATATTATTTAGTCCTCAATTTGTGAAGTTATAGAATTATGACTCAGAATTCGTTGAagctgattttgatttttgaagcCTATTTCAAGTCACATAGGTATATGCATAATTGTTTTGAGATGGTTGAT
Coding sequences within it:
- the LOC123897852 gene encoding SKP1-like protein 14, encoding MASSSSNLISLKTSDGTVFKVERALAKTMKTVQAIIEEADANIYMIPIHNVFSHHMDMIIDYYKLSVAGKSKEFSVEKLDNDELKDFLLAVHYLNMEDLFEVLTQAVADRLEKKSVGYVRKYFGIENDFTPEEYAAIRKKNDWAFKGDDIEPEEDEEKQEE